A stretch of Triticum aestivum cultivar Chinese Spring chromosome 1D, IWGSC CS RefSeq v2.1, whole genome shotgun sequence DNA encodes these proteins:
- the LOC123182515 gene encoding probable indole-3-acetic acid-amido synthetase GH3.4: MPEAPMAVPGTAAGAGAGVSSWEEAHRQVLDLIERVTRCAGEIQRQVLVEILAQNAPAEYLRRIGVPGAAPGADDAFRRLAPLTTYEDILPDVIRIANGDSSPILSGKPIREFLTSSGTSGGERKLMPTIEEEMDRRSMLYSLLMPVMSQAMPGLDKGKAMYLYFVKAESRTPGGLPARPVLTSFYRSRHFLERPHDPYTVHTSPDEAILCVDAYQSMYAQLLCGLVHRADVLRVGAVFASGFLRAIHFLEKHWERLCRDIRTGELDAEITDRAVRAAVGRVLRPDPAQADAIEDACKRSSWKGVIRRVWPNTKYIDVIVTGAMAQYIPTLDYYGGGLPLACTMYASSECYFGLNLNPICSPADVAYTLIPTMCYFEFLPVQSGSSAAAGEPDQRDLVNLVDVKLGKEYELVVTTYSGLYRYRVGDVLRVAGFKNAAPMFNFLRRKNVALSIDADKTDEAELHAAVSSAVQHLEPFGASLVEYTSYADASTIPGHYVLFWELRAGGGSTTPVPAFVFEDCCLAVEESLNSVYRQCRAADRSVGPLEIRVVSEGTFDKLMDLALSRGASINQYKAPRCVRPGQVVELLDGRVEGRYFSPKCPKWSPGSAQWTGGHGKTLSTS, translated from the exons ATGCCGGAAGCGCCGATGGCGGTGCCGGgcacggcggcgggcgcgggggcgGGGGTCTCCTCCTGGGAGGAGGCGCACCGCCAGGTGCTCGACCTCATCGAGCGCGTGACCCGGTGCGCGGGGGAGATACAGCGCCAGGTGCTGGTGGAGATCCTGGCGCAGAACGCGCCGGCCGAGTACCTGCGCCGCATCGGCGTCCCGGGCGCCGCCCCCGGCGCCGACGACGCcttccgccgcctcgcgccgctcaCCACCTACGAGGACATCCTCCCCGACGTCATCCGCATCGCCAACGGCGACTCCTCGCCCATCCTCTCCGGCAAGCCCATCCGAGAGTTCCTCACTAg CTCCGGCACGTCGGGAGGGGAGCGGAAGCTGATGCCCACCATCGAGGAGGAGATGGACCGCCGGTCCATGCTGTACAGCCTGCTCATGCCGGTCATGAGCCAGGCCATGCCGGGGCTCGACAAGGGCAAGGCCATGTACCTCTACTTCGTCAAGGCCGAGTCGCGCACGCCGGGAGGGCTGCCGGCGAGGCCCGTCCTCACCAGCTTCTACCGGAGCCGACATTTCCTGGAGCGCCCCCACGACCCCTACACCGTGCACACCAGCCCCGACGAGGCCATCCTGTGCGTCGACGCGTACCAGAGCATGTACGCGCAGCTGCTCTGCGGCCTCGTCCACCGCGCGGACGTGCTCCGCGTCGGCGCGGTCTTCGCGTCCGGGTTCCTCCGGGCGATCCACTTCCTCGAGAAGCACTGGGAGCGTCTGTGCCGGGACATCCGCACCGGCGAGCTGGACGCGGAGATCACCGACCGTGCCGTGCGCGCCGCCGTCGGCCGGGTGCTCCGCCCGGACCCGGCCCAAGCCGACGCGATCGAGGACGCGTGCAAGAGGTCGTCGTGGAAGGGCGTGATCCGGAGGGTGTGGCCCAACACCAAGTACATAGACGTCATCGTCACGGGTGCCATGGCCCAATACATCCCTACCCTCGACTACTACGGCGGCGGCCTGCCACTGGCGTGCACTATGTACGCCTCCAGTGAGTGCTACTTCGGCCTAAATCTGAACCCGATCTGCAGTCCAGCCGACGTCGCCTACACGCTGATCCCGACAATGTGCTACTTCGAGTTCCTCCCCGTCCAATCCggcagcagcgccgccgccggcgagccgGACCAGCGGGACCTCGTCAACCTCGTCGACGTGAAGCTCGGCAAGGAGTACGAGCTCGTCGTCACCACCTACTCCGGCCTGTACCGCTACCGCGTGGGCGACGTGCTCCGGGTGGCGGGGTTCAAGAACGCGGCGCCCATGTTCAACTTCCTGCGGCGGAAGAACGTGGCGCTGAGCATCGACGCCGACAAGACGGACGAGGCGGAGCTCCACGCCGCCGTGAGCAGCGCGGTGCAGCACCTGGAGCCGTTCGGGGCGTCGCTCGTCGAGTACACCAGCTACGCCGACGCGAGCACCATCCCGGGCCACTACGTGCTCTTCTGGGAGCTCCGCGCGGGCGGCGGGTCCACGACCCCGGTGCCGGCGTTCGTGTTCGAGGACTGCTGCCTCGCCGTGGAGGAGTCGCTCAACAGCGTGTACCGGCAATGCCGCGCCGCCGACCGCTCCGTCGGGCCCCTGGAAATCCGCGTCGTCTCCGAGGGCACGTTTGACAAGCTGATGGACCTCGCGCTGAGCCGCGGCGCGTCGATCAATCAGTACAAGGCGCCGCGGTGCGTGCGGCCGGGCCAGGTGGTGGAGCTGCTCGACGGCAGGGTGGAGGGGAGGTACTTCAGCCCCAAGTGCCCCAAGTGGAGCCCCGGGAGCGCGCAGTGGACCGGCGGCCATGGCAAGACGCTGAGCACCAGTTAG